AAGTACGTTGGAGTAATTTTGTCCGAATACAACAAGTACCAGCTCTACATTCCGAGGGGGTTCGCCCACGGATTTGTAGTTTTAAGTGATGTCGCCGAGGTTGTATACAAGGTGGACAACGTATATGCCCCGGATTATGAAGGTGGTTTGATATGGAACGATCCTGACGTTGGAATTAAGTGGCCAATTGAAGATCCAATTCTCTCGGAGAAGGATAAGAAGTGGCCCACTTTGAGGGAGCTAATAGAGAGAGGATGGGTGTTCTAGGTGGTTGCAATGAGAATTGCAATAATAGGGGCAAATGGGCAATTAGGAACTGATCTCGTGGAGGTTTTTGGTAATGATCCAGAATTCGAAGTTGTTCCATTAACGCATAAAGACCTTGACGTTACAATTCCGGAGAGTTTGAAAGTGCTAAAAGAAATTAAGCCAGATGTCCTTATTAATACTGCTGCTTACGTTAGGGTTGATGATGCAGAGCTTTATCCCGAAAAAGCCTTTGCCGTGAATGCAATTGGTGCTTTGAATGTTGCAAGGATTGCCAATGAGATTGATGCCGTTAATGTTTATATCAGCACGGATTACGTTTTCGATGGCGAAAAGGGGGAGCCATATACCGAAGAAGATGTGCCGAACCCGATAAATGTTTATGGTGTGAGTAAGTATACGGGAGAAATTTTCACCAGGAATTATTCTCCCAAGCATTACATAATTAGGGTGGCGAGCCTCTACGGGAAGGCCGGGGCGAGCGGTAAGGGCGGGAACTTTGTGGAGTGGGTGATTGAGAAGGCAAAGCATGGAGAAGAGCTCAAAATTGTGGACGACCAGTTCATGAGTCCAACCTATACCAAAGACGTTGCCAGAACTTTGAAAGAGTTTTTAAAGCTGAGGTCGGAGTTTGGGGTTTACCATATGGTTAATGAGGGCTTTTGCTCGTGGTACGAGTTTACCG
This Pyrococcus horikoshii OT3 DNA region includes the following protein-coding sequences:
- the rfbD gene encoding dTDP-4-dehydrorhamnose reductase, which translates into the protein MRIAIIGANGQLGTDLVEVFGNDPEFEVVPLTHKDLDVTIPESLKVLKEIKPDVLINTAAYVRVDDAELYPEKAFAVNAIGALNVARIANEIDAVNVYISTDYVFDGEKGEPYTEEDVPNPINVYGVSKYTGEIFTRNYSPKHYIIRVASLYGKAGASGKGGNFVEWVIEKAKHGEELKIVDDQFMSPTYTKDVARTLKEFLKLRSEFGVYHMVNEGFCSWYEFTEAIFDVLGWNVEIKPIKSNELNRLAKRPRFSALKNEKLEKIGLRMRHWREALEEYLKEKGYV